CTTGGGCTGTGTCTGCGATGGAACGTGGATTCACTTCTGAAAAAGACATCGCGAAAACTTTCAAAAGCGTTTTCGGAGTTGAATACGTAGATGCTTTGGCAGCAGTTAAACAACTGAGCCTTGGCGAAAAAGAAGCTATGCGCGATTTGACTAACAGATCTGCAGCCGCTTTGGGGCTTAAACCTCACCAAGCACAGAAATTCATCAAAGGCATGTATAAAGATGCTTTAACTCAATTCGGTTACGATGAAAGTTCAATCAGCTGGTAATTTGTTTTTATAAGGGAAGACCGCAATGGTCTTCCCTTTTTCATTTTTGGATAATCCATGAATAAATTAATTTATTTCTTCTTCCTTTTATTTCCATTATTCGCAAGCGCCAATACCGGGCTGACCATAGTTACTCTTAAAGACCTTCCTGTATGGAAGAACACATCTATTCAGTGGAGCCATGCCTCAACTGATCTTTCTGATATCCAAGATTTAGAAATCTTGCCTAACATTGGCGTAGCGTTAATTAGAAATGCAGACCAAGCAACCATCAGCAAGTTGCATAATAATCCTTATGTGCAGGATGTGAGTGAGGACCATTTAATTAAAATCGAAGCTGACTTCAAACCTCATCAAACTCCCTATCCGTTAGAGACTTCCTCTGTATATCGTCCTGGCCCTCGAACACCTTGGGGGATCCTAGCAACAAAAACCATGAAAGCCTGGAAGCGTTCCAATCATGGGGCTGGCGCAAGAGTCATGATTTTAGACTCTGGAATTGACTATACCCACCCTTACCTAAAAGAAAATTTCGAAAAAGGTCAGAATTTCATTGAAGGTCAACTTCCTTATGATCTGACAGACAATAGCGGCCATGGCACCCATGTCGCAGGAACCATTGCAGGAAGTCTTGATGCCCATGGCTTCACGGGAGTGGCGCCACGAGCGCGCATTTATGCTGCTAAGGTCTGTGAGGAGGGCTGCCCCCATTCAGCCATATTTCGGGCTTTAGATTGGGCTGTAGAATTAAAAGTAGACGTTGCTAATTTATCTTTGGGAAGACTAAGTCAACCATGGGCCTATGAAGCGGAGATTTTTCGAAGAGTTATTTCGTCTGGAGTTGTCGTTGTCTCATCTGCTGGCAATAAAAACTCAGGGGATTTCAATTACTATCCAGCTTCTTGCCCGGGAGTTATCTCCGTAGCTGCCACTGATACTTACGGCAATCGTTCAGAGTTTTCTAACTATGGAAATCATGTCGATATAGCTGCACCGGGATCTGACATTGTGTCTACCCTTCCCCTTTATTCTACCGAATCTACAACTGGATTTGGCGAGATGAGCGGCACATCGATGGCAGCACCCCATGTTACTGGTGTCGTTGCCCTTATCAAAGCGACGAATCCAAGTTTGACCCCCGAACAAGTGACTCAAATTTTAAAGTCCACCG
This is a stretch of genomic DNA from Bdellovibrio reynosensis. It encodes these proteins:
- a CDS encoding S8 family peptidase; this encodes MNKLIYFFFLLFPLFASANTGLTIVTLKDLPVWKNTSIQWSHASTDLSDIQDLEILPNIGVALIRNADQATISKLHNNPYVQDVSEDHLIKIEADFKPHQTPYPLETSSVYRPGPRTPWGILATKTMKAWKRSNHGAGARVMILDSGIDYTHPYLKENFEKGQNFIEGQLPYDLTDNSGHGTHVAGTIAGSLDAHGFTGVAPRARIYAAKVCEEGCPHSAIFRALDWAVELKVDVANLSLGRLSQPWAYEAEIFRRVISSGVVVVSSAGNKNSGDFNYYPASCPGVISVAATDTYGNRSEFSNYGNHVDIAAPGSDIVSTLPLYSTESTTGFGEMSGTSMAAPHVTGVVALIKATNPSLTPEQVTQILKSTARPFVAIPDKPIGAGLANAPGAVDAAALLPR